GCACCAATTGTTGAGTAATATTTACTCATGTTATATTAAGGGAAACACTAGGGGTATTTATACATAATTCCTACTGTTACTATTACAGCTCACAATAGGGCCCACTATTTTTTCCTGGCCTTTGGGTTGAGGGCACTGACATTCCATGTCCTTGGTATAGACATTTTTTGGGCATCCTTTGGCTTATTGGATGCTTGCCTGTGGAGCACGTGGTCCTTTCTGACCCTGGGACTGACTCTCCTTACAAACCTCGTACTTGCTAGTCACGAAGGTGGGGGGTCCTCTTTGCAGACATGGCTTGCGACCTCGTCCCTGCGAGGTTTACACGAGCTCCCTCTTGGTAACTTGTCTATGCGAGGTTTACGTGAACTCTCCCATGCGAGCTATCTCTGCTAACATCTTGCATTCCTTCGAGGTCCTCAGTTGACTGTACTTGTAAGAGAACATTCTATTTTCAGGTCGCGTTTATCTGGGTTGGAGGTACAGATCCTCTCGGTCATTTGGACTATTGGTTCCCAAATCCTAACACAACTTTTTTTAATACTCTTGAAAGAAGTTTTTTCCTCATAGTTTTAACTTATAATCACTTTGATTTTACCTCTATTATGGCCAATAAATAAAGTATTCAGAATTGTATTTCCTGTTGTTCTGAGGGAAGGGAGAGGCAGAACATACGCTTGAAGCATTGAACatgacttaaaatatatttgataaaccCAATTTTTTAAAGGTCTGGCCTAGTAACCGTATATAAAATCCTTCCATGTTCGACCACTACTTGTCTGCCAATGGTTACTAATTAAGGACACTGGCTACTAATATTCTTGAAAGCTTGTGTCTAAGAAGATTTGGGCATATTTTacgatgaaaaagaaaatggtggAAAAAATATTTAGTTCAAAAAACTTGTCTAAGCAATAAATTAgactatttaaaatataaatttgactATTAGAAAAtcgtttaaaaaatatatcagaGTTGACAAAGTGGAGTAttaaaagttttcttaaataaacttttgttgtgatatctaaaacaacaaatctgatcaaataaaaatttgtacaTCAAGGCCTAGGGAGACAATCCTTGTTGCAATACCCCACTAGGAAGGTGCTTGCATTTTACGATCAACCCGAATTGAAGTTTGTTGTTTTCAAGCTTTTAACCAACTGATCTTTTTATTATTCTCGAATAATCGGATGCATAGAAAATAAGCTCTACCTTAATGAACCAAAAATAGACAAAAACTCAAGACTCCTAAGGAGAGTCTTTACACAAACCCCTTTGTATTCCCAAAgccaaaaataaacttttaaatccgaataataaatattagatgATTGCAATTATATTTCctccaaattaaaaatcaaaactcaagaaaaatatACTTTATTGGagtataagaaaaaaattacataattaattacGATTAGATAATTTATACAACTtaattctaattccattaaaattatgactacTTTGCCATATTAGAACTTTTgcaaacttatttaattatttgaatataattaaactatgaaaaccacataatttaattttctctttcaactcaattaattaatttattcatcaaattaaataataatttaaagaaataaaattaatcctAAGTCATCTCTTATCTTTTTGAGAAAATACATTTATTGCAGATagtaattcatgcaatttatttcttattcactattttttcttgtttattcgAAGTTCTTATAATGCAATATGATCAGAGTTACAGTAAGCTAGAGAAGAGACTGATTAGACATATATAACTTGTTGGGGATCGACTCGATTAAAcaatgaacaagtaaaaatagcggaagaaattgagaaactgaacacacaaatttaacgtggaaaacctcctccaaagagaataaaaaaccaGTGGGAAAGATAATtatactataatggcaaaagaacgaagagtacaaaagatgaagataaaaattaaacctcgAAAAgcccaaaaacaaagaaccctcaaaacaaaagcataaaattctttacaagtgttatgagttctaatctctaataggtgtattttctaaggttgtaaaagagcctatttataggctaaattcataggtcaaataataataaaataatctagattaatcagagtttgattgaaacaaataaacagagtttaattGGAAGATTATTTGTCAGTTTTGactaaaataggagtcatactcaacaaatctccaccttaactcatatttccacaacgctatctttgccaaagcctgccacgggcctatcttgaactatgtaggGAAATAACTGAGTcaaatctgtgcttagaaactggaagacttctagccttcgacttgtacactgccaaatcaaaactaacctgggtctgattttcatgaacacagagccctaacttttcaaaacctacatccaaaagagaacctctcttcaacgaaaaagtcatacatttttccctcctatgactaagtttcCTCCGCTCTAAACGATTTGATTTCGACACCATAACGGACAAGGGACGTCCAATTTCATCAGTAACTATAGAACCTTCTAGACTATAAAGACTGCTAgtctttttaccttttaacaaaatgagagctccacgagatacctTAATGTCGCTCGACTCTATGTTGAtcctgcatcctttcaagtctaaaatactcaaggagatgataTTCTTTCGTAAATTaagtacatacctgacatctaaaagtgtcctaatcgtcccatcctgtatcctaattttaacagtacagTATCAGTTatcttactagatgaatcgtttcccatgcgtACAACTCCACCTTAaactgaactgtatgtggagaaccattctctattgggacacatgtggaaagaacatcccgaatctaggatctaCTCGAATGTAAGTTTGGAGTTATAGCTTGTTGACACTAgtaagaaatcatcaccgctttcatcagccaaattagcaccagctacatcttcctcgttactcttagcagctcttttatttcgtagtttataacaatcttCTTTGacatgacctaactttttaaaatagcgacaccttttgtttGGCTtttttgatgctaccaaaatggaagcttgcctatctgtcTTGCTATctgaaccaaactcattgtcaagtttgtctctactcaacaaatgactcTTCACATCTTCGGATGAGAGTTTTTCTCTTCCATAAAttagggtctccctgaaagacttgtatgaaggagGTAAGGAGCACAATAATAGcgtagcttgatcttcatcgtcaatctaAACTCTCAACCatgtttcattttcataatttatacaaTGCCAgggagaggatatcatttactcttTAGTTATGATTCCACTATTGTATGTAAGGTCATGCCATGCATAAGTTATGTACCTAACATACTAACTTTTAGCCTACTATTTTGAGAGTTTAGATTTTCAATATATCAGAGCCATGAGTTATACACACATGCTAATTCACTTGCGCAGAAATTAGGGAAGTGACACTATTAACGCCACAAGTAAATAGttcataatcaaatttagaataaatttatcTTAGGTCTTGTCTGAGGTAGTGTTAGTCcaatacatctatgtctttatctcTAAGAGTCAATCCAACTTTGAAGCCAAGACAAACTGTGCACAATTTAAATTACCTACTAATATAAATTGTCTTTTCGAGTTATAATCTAATCATataatgcaacttaatattagttaaattttaggtaataaatgagtcaatatttgcttaTTCATTTTGCTTAATCATATAACTATGGCATTGAAAGATCTTGAATTTGAACCACTTGACAGATATATGTTGCGCCCAAAACCAAAAAACACCGGATGGCTAGGATGGCtaaaaaaaggataaataagAACACAAATATGACGTATCCTAATATATAGTAGTGGAAGATTATGGGACAAAAAATAAATCCACTTGGTCTCAGACTTGGTACAACCCAAAGTCATCATTCTCTTTGGTTTGCACAACGAAAAAAGTATTTCGAGGGTCTAcaagaagataaaaaaataatagactGTATCAAGAATTATGTACAAAAAAATTTGAGACTATCTTCTGATGTCGAGGGAATTACACGTATAGAGATTCAAAAAAGACTGGATCTAATTCAAGTGATAATCTATATGGGATTtcctaaattattaattgaagataaGCCACGAAAACTCGAAGAACTACAGATGAATGTGCAAAAAGAACTTAATTGTATGAACCAAAAACTCAACATTGCTATTACAAGAATTGGAAATCCTTATGGGCACCCTAATATTCTTGCCGAATTTATAGCCGAACAATTAAAGAATTTAGTTTCATTTCGAAAGGCAATGAAAAAGGCTATTGAATTAACTGAGCAAGTGGATACAAAAGGAAATCAAATACAAATTGCAGGGCGTATCGACGGAAAAGAAATCACACGTGTCGAATGGATCTGAGAAGGTAGGGTTCCTCTACAAACCATTGGAGCGAAAATTGAGTATTACTCTTATAGAGTTCGAACTATCTATGGGGTATTAGGAATCAAAATTTGGATATTTATAGACGAAGAAGAATAAGAATAAGATTcaattagtttaaaaaattacaagtagaCAATGACAAAATCACAACACTTAGGGCACAAATTCTAGCAATAGACTTCGAGCGAAAAGAGTTAATAATAGAAAGCGATGATGAAATAGAAGTGTTTAAATATGGTCCTGATTCCCAAAAAGAGGGATCAGATAGAGATGAGTATGACCATGCTGCATGTGGACAAAGATTCCACTTGTTAGAGGGAGAAATGCAAACATGGATATGGACATTTGACAAGTGTAAG
This genomic stretch from Gossypium raimondii isolate GPD5lz chromosome 6, ASM2569854v1, whole genome shotgun sequence harbors:
- the LOC128041662 gene encoding 30S ribosomal protein S3, chloroplastic-like, which encodes MGQKINPLGLRLGTTQSHHSLWFAQRKKYFEGLQEDKKIIDCIKNYVQKNLRLSSDVEGITRIEIQKRLDLIQVIIYMGFPKLLIEDKPRKLEELQMNVQKELNCMNQKLNIAITRIGNPYGHPNILAEFIAEQLKNLVSFRKAMKKAIELTEQVDTKGNQIQIAGRIDGKEITRVEWI